From the genome of Halomonas sp. MCCC 1A13316, one region includes:
- a CDS encoding agmatine deiminase family protein: protein MANRLLPEWHPQDAVQLTWPSPTSDWAPLLERIEATMEAMVVAIAHDQHMLIAVPSAATRNHLARRFANLGVDPARLQFVVAEADDTWTRDHGPIAIERDGRLLLLDYVFTGWGGKFEAERDNRLTRCLAEAGAYACSVESRDIVLEGGAIDTDGKGTLLTTQACLLNPNRNPELDRAEVEALLKADFGIERILWLASGHLEGDDTDSHVDTLARFCDPTTIAYVRCDDEADPHYPALAAMEAELKAFRRADGEPYRLVPLPWPRPCFDPMDGHRLPATYANFLIVNSAVLVPVYGDAADSRALAVLAEAFPGREIVPIDCLSVIRQHGSLHCLTMQLPRGSLNAATQQGETS from the coding sequence ATGGCCAATCGCCTGCTTCCCGAATGGCACCCACAGGATGCCGTTCAGCTCACCTGGCCCAGTCCGACCAGTGACTGGGCACCCTTGCTCGAGCGCATCGAGGCCACCATGGAAGCGATGGTGGTGGCCATAGCGCACGATCAACACATGCTGATCGCGGTGCCCAGCGCCGCCACACGCAACCATCTCGCAAGGCGCTTCGCCAACCTTGGGGTCGATCCTGCACGCCTGCAGTTCGTCGTAGCCGAAGCCGATGACACCTGGACTCGCGACCATGGCCCCATCGCCATCGAACGCGACGGTAGACTTCTGCTGCTCGACTACGTTTTTACCGGCTGGGGCGGCAAGTTCGAGGCCGAGCGCGACAATCGCCTGACCCGGTGCCTGGCCGAAGCGGGCGCCTACGCCTGCTCGGTGGAGAGCCGCGACATCGTTCTCGAAGGCGGCGCCATCGATACCGACGGCAAAGGCACCCTGCTCACCACCCAAGCCTGCCTGCTCAACCCCAACCGCAACCCTGAGCTGGACCGTGCAGAGGTGGAAGCGCTGTTGAAGGCCGATTTCGGCATCGAGCGGATCCTGTGGCTGGCCAGCGGCCACCTTGAAGGCGACGATACCGACAGCCATGTGGACACCCTGGCGCGTTTCTGCGACCCAACGACCATCGCCTATGTGCGTTGCGACGATGAAGCCGACCCGCACTACCCGGCCCTGGCCGCCATGGAGGCGGAACTCAAGGCGTTTCGCCGCGCCGACGGCGAGCCCTATCGCCTGGTACCGCTGCCCTGGCCACGGCCCTGCTTTGACCCGATGGATGGGCATCGGCTGCCGGCCACTTACGCCAACTTCCTGATCGTGAACTCCGCGGTGCTGGTGCCGGTCTATGGCGATGCCGCCGATAGTCGGGCGCTCGCTGTCCTGGCCGAGGCCTTTCCCGGCCGGGAGATCGTACCCATCGACTGCCTGAGCGTGATTCGCCAGCACGGCAGCCTGCACTGTCTGACCATGCAGCTCCCCCGGGGCAGCCTGAACGCCGCTACACAGCAAGGAGAAACCTCATGA
- a CDS encoding lipoprotein-releasing ABC transporter permease subunit codes for MLDRLPLLIGLRYVRAKRRNHFISFISLTSMLGLMLGVAVLILVLSVMNGFDHELRTRILGMVPHTKIESPSGLVEWEALAEQLMQRERVIGAAPYVEQQGMFSVSGRNEGAMVNGIHPEWEDRVSIIGSHMRQGSLDDLQPGEWNVVLGSLLARHLGVGVGDRVTLLVPEASITPAGVFPRLKRFTVSGIFSVGADLDANLAYANIEDMQTLARLGDAVGGLRLELDDLFAAGAETRAIVNQLGMGYRGIDWTYSHGNLFQAIQMEKRMIALLLTVIIAVAAFNIVSTLVMVVTDKHADIAILRTIGATPRSIMGIFVVQGLAIGIIGIAIGVGLGILLALTVSDLIGWVESTLGIQFLDAGVYFISDLPSRLHWDDVRNIIGAAFGLTFLSTLYPAWRASRVQPAEVLRYE; via the coding sequence ATGCTCGACCGCCTACCACTGCTGATAGGGTTGCGTTATGTGCGCGCCAAGCGCCGCAACCATTTCATTTCCTTCATATCCTTGACCTCCATGCTGGGCCTGATGCTGGGCGTAGCGGTACTGATCCTGGTGCTCTCGGTAATGAACGGTTTCGACCATGAACTGCGCACCCGCATTCTCGGCATGGTGCCGCATACCAAGATCGAGTCCCCCAGCGGCCTGGTCGAATGGGAGGCATTGGCCGAACAGCTGATGCAGCGCGAGCGGGTGATCGGTGCTGCGCCCTACGTTGAGCAGCAGGGCATGTTTTCGGTGAGTGGGCGCAACGAGGGTGCCATGGTCAACGGCATTCATCCCGAGTGGGAGGATCGTGTCTCGATCATCGGTAGCCACATGCGCCAAGGCAGCCTCGACGACCTGCAGCCGGGCGAGTGGAACGTCGTCTTGGGCTCCCTGCTGGCGCGTCATCTGGGGGTTGGCGTGGGTGACCGTGTCACGCTGTTGGTGCCCGAGGCATCGATTACCCCGGCCGGTGTCTTTCCGCGCCTCAAGCGTTTCACAGTGAGCGGCATCTTCAGCGTCGGCGCCGATCTCGATGCCAACCTGGCTTATGCCAACATCGAGGACATGCAGACCCTGGCACGACTGGGCGACGCCGTGGGTGGGCTACGTCTGGAGCTGGACGACCTGTTCGCCGCAGGGGCCGAGACGCGCGCCATCGTCAACCAGCTGGGCATGGGCTATCGCGGTATCGACTGGACCTACTCCCATGGCAACCTGTTTCAGGCGATCCAGATGGAGAAGCGCATGATTGCGCTGTTGCTCACGGTTATCATCGCCGTGGCCGCCTTCAACATCGTCTCGACCCTGGTGATGGTGGTAACCGACAAGCACGCCGATATCGCCATACTGCGTACCATCGGCGCCACACCGCGCTCGATAATGGGCATCTTCGTCGTCCAGGGCTTGGCGATCGGCATCATCGGTATCGCCATTGGCGTGGGGCTCGGCATCCTGCTGGCATTGACCGTTTCCGACCTGATCGGTTGGGTGGAATCGACCCTTGGTATCCAATTTCTCGACGCCGGTGTCTATTTCATCAGCGACCTCCCGTCACGCCTGCACTGGGATGACGTGCGAAACATCATTGGCGCCGCCTTCGGCCTGACCTTCCTGTCCACTCTCTATCCGGCCTGGCGCGCCTCGCGCGTGCAGCCTGCGGAGGTACTGCGCTATGAGTGA
- a CDS encoding ABC transporter ATP-binding protein: MSDLTTANQGGLTQRTASGRVMLACRDLTRIYREGPQDVTVLDGLSLEVCAGERVAVVGSSGSGKTTLLNLLGGLDRPTRGEVAIAGESLLDLGEAALGKFRNRHIGFVYQFHHLLAEFTALENAALPLIIRGQRKKTAEARARELLVKVGIEHRADHKPGELSGGERQRVAIARALVTDPSLVLMDEPTGNLDQSTAASILALMDELARTTECAFVVVTHDPSLAAHQDRVMRLDGGRLSEQA, from the coding sequence ATGAGTGATTTGACCACCGCAAACCAGGGGGGCCTCACGCAGCGTACGGCCAGTGGCAGGGTAATGCTGGCCTGCCGCGACCTGACGCGTATCTATCGCGAGGGGCCTCAGGACGTCACCGTGCTCGATGGCCTATCGCTCGAGGTATGCGCCGGGGAGCGTGTCGCCGTGGTGGGTAGCTCGGGGTCGGGCAAGACCACGCTGCTCAATCTCTTGGGGGGGCTGGACCGCCCGACGCGTGGCGAGGTGGCCATTGCCGGCGAATCCCTGCTCGACCTGGGTGAGGCGGCACTGGGGAAGTTCCGTAATCGCCATATCGGCTTCGTCTATCAGTTCCACCATCTGCTGGCCGAATTCACCGCGCTGGAGAACGCAGCACTGCCGCTGATCATTCGCGGACAGCGCAAGAAGACCGCTGAGGCGCGGGCTCGCGAGCTGCTGGTCAAGGTGGGCATCGAGCATCGTGCCGACCACAAGCCGGGCGAGCTCTCGGGTGGCGAACGTCAGCGCGTGGCCATTGCCCGAGCCCTGGTCACCGACCCCAGCCTCGTACTGATGGACGAACCCACCGGCAATCTCGACCAGAGCACCGCTGCCAGTATCCTGGCCCTGATGGACGAGCTGGCCCGCACCACCGAATGTGCCTTCGTTGTGGTGACCCACGACCCCTCGCTCGCCGCCCACCAGGATCGAGTAATGAGGCTGGATGGGGGGCGTCTCAGCGAGCAAGCCTGA
- a CDS encoding DUF2062 domain-containing protein codes for MPRRFLQRYMPNPETLRRQRSLRFMNRMIGDPGLWVLTRRTVANAFSVGLFSAMLPIPCQMVVAAFGAWLLRCNLPLSVGLVWITNPLTMPLVFYGNYRIGAWLMDTPAREAPTRVSTRWIAERTADIVPAVALGSVATAIVLALVVNLLVRLAWRWHVSRSWKQRATKRRLRRRETSD; via the coding sequence ATGCCGCGGCGATTCCTGCAGCGCTACATGCCCAACCCCGAGACGCTCAGGCGCCAGCGCTCGCTGCGCTTCATGAATCGAATGATCGGCGATCCCGGGCTTTGGGTGCTCACCCGGCGCACCGTGGCCAACGCTTTCTCCGTTGGACTGTTCAGTGCCATGCTGCCGATCCCCTGCCAGATGGTGGTTGCAGCCTTCGGCGCCTGGCTGCTGCGCTGCAATCTGCCGCTCTCCGTGGGTCTGGTGTGGATCACCAACCCCTTGACCATGCCGCTGGTTTTCTATGGCAACTACCGGATCGGCGCTTGGCTGATGGATACTCCGGCGCGAGAGGCTCCTACTCGCGTCTCGACCCGCTGGATCGCCGAACGCACCGCCGACATCGTGCCTGCCGTGGCGTTGGGCTCGGTGGCAACAGCTATAGTGCTGGCCCTTGTGGTGAACCTGCTGGTACGCCTGGCATGGCGCTGGCACGTCTCCCGCAGCTGGAAACAGCGTGCCACGAAGCGCCGGCTGAGACGCCGCGAAACGAGCGATTGA
- a CDS encoding DNA internalization-related competence protein ComEC/Rec2: protein MAMPLALAALVGVGLGRWAPSGLFEAWSLCLLFLVARGEWRAVALAAVFAFAASQVLLAQGAELPDGLLRADLALEGRIESVEKEGRLSRLMVRVDACRPWDSARLPCDSLRRVRLSFFEAPEVEPGERWAMTVRLRPPGGFANPGTFDYGAWLWREGIQATGYVRSEPGAERLAAAPTSLRQRALNYLDERQLSPQTRRWLAALTLGASERLGRDDWDLLNASGTTHLVVISGLHVGLVATFVLLASRALARLVVPRRWRMAVWPWWLAGVATVGYAWLAGLEPPAMRAMIMTLIGLWVASGRHAPGPWQAWWLALGLVIAFDPLSAWRPGLWLSFLAVALLILIWQGRPRPRGVSGWGRGLVRTQLLLAPLMAAAVLLAFARLAPAAPLVNLVAVPLVSLLLVPLGLLGWLFAPLPYLGDWCWRLFEYAARLLVGLLELAVERLPLWWPSPEQVLPLALMLGLVALLWALPGLTRTLRLGAALLLVPAMLGLTAPLSEPGALRVRVQDVGQGQLIELRSANYRLLYDSGPRFASGFAPLSSLWPAGQHFDEVIVSHGDLDHAGGVAVLAAEHAVGRYLAPSGESIGVPFESCRRGQAWQRDGVSYRVLWPPEETEQLSNNDRSCVLEVTAGSDRLLITGDVGREIERMFLLDVELPVTLLVAGHHGSHTSSGPHLVQWVAPRHVIYSVARHSAFGHPHDEVVRRFRRAGSCQWSTALDGAVTFWLGREEQVSLHAERDIPWRRGGVEGWCHGVESRH from the coding sequence ATGGCAATGCCGCTGGCGCTGGCAGCGCTGGTCGGCGTAGGGTTGGGACGCTGGGCGCCGTCAGGACTGTTTGAAGCCTGGTCGTTGTGCCTGCTGTTCCTGGTCGCGAGAGGCGAATGGCGGGCTGTCGCCCTGGCAGCGGTCTTTGCCTTCGCAGCGTCTCAGGTATTGCTGGCCCAGGGTGCTGAGCTGCCCGACGGGTTACTGCGCGCCGATCTCGCCCTGGAGGGGCGCATCGAATCCGTCGAGAAGGAAGGGCGGCTCAGCCGTTTGATGGTACGCGTCGATGCGTGCCGGCCGTGGGACTCCGCCAGGCTGCCGTGCGATTCCTTGCGCCGGGTGCGGCTAAGCTTCTTCGAGGCGCCTGAGGTCGAGCCAGGGGAGCGCTGGGCCATGACCGTGCGGTTGAGACCGCCGGGGGGGTTCGCCAACCCCGGTACCTTCGATTATGGCGCCTGGCTCTGGCGCGAGGGAATCCAGGCCACCGGCTACGTGCGCAGCGAGCCCGGGGCCGAGCGACTGGCGGCGGCGCCGACATCGTTGCGCCAGCGCGCGCTCAACTATCTCGATGAACGCCAGCTCTCCCCGCAGACCCGGCGCTGGCTGGCCGCCCTGACACTGGGAGCGAGCGAGCGGCTCGGGCGCGACGACTGGGATCTGCTCAACGCCAGCGGCACGACCCATCTGGTGGTGATTTCCGGATTGCACGTGGGGCTGGTGGCGACCTTCGTGCTGCTGGCTTCACGCGCTCTGGCCCGGCTGGTCGTGCCGCGCCGCTGGCGAATGGCGGTATGGCCATGGTGGCTGGCCGGTGTCGCGACCGTCGGCTATGCCTGGCTGGCGGGGCTGGAGCCACCGGCCATGCGCGCCATGATCATGACGCTGATCGGGCTATGGGTGGCCAGCGGGCGACATGCACCCGGCCCGTGGCAGGCGTGGTGGCTGGCTCTGGGGCTGGTGATAGCCTTCGACCCTCTGTCGGCGTGGCGCCCCGGGCTGTGGCTGTCGTTCCTGGCCGTGGCGCTGCTGATCCTGATCTGGCAGGGGCGCCCGCGGCCGCGGGGCGTTTCCGGCTGGGGTCGGGGGTTGGTGCGTACTCAGCTGCTGCTGGCTCCGTTGATGGCGGCCGCCGTACTGCTGGCATTCGCCAGGCTGGCCCCGGCGGCGCCGCTGGTCAACCTAGTGGCGGTGCCGCTGGTGAGCCTCCTGCTGGTGCCACTCGGTCTGCTGGGTTGGCTGTTCGCGCCCCTTCCGTACCTGGGCGACTGGTGCTGGCGGCTCTTCGAGTACGCCGCACGGCTGCTGGTTGGATTGCTGGAGCTGGCCGTGGAGCGCTTGCCGCTGTGGTGGCCCTCGCCGGAGCAGGTCCTGCCTCTGGCCCTCATGCTCGGCCTCGTGGCACTGCTATGGGCGCTTCCCGGCCTGACCAGGACATTGCGCCTGGGGGCTGCGCTACTGCTGGTACCGGCCATGCTGGGGCTGACGGCACCTCTATCCGAGCCAGGCGCCCTGCGGGTGAGGGTGCAGGATGTCGGCCAGGGCCAGTTGATCGAGCTGCGTAGCGCCAATTATCGTCTGCTCTACGATAGCGGTCCCCGCTTCGCCTCGGGTTTTGCCCCGCTGAGTTCGCTGTGGCCGGCGGGGCAACACTTCGATGAGGTAATAGTGAGCCACGGAGACCTAGATCATGCCGGTGGCGTTGCCGTGCTGGCTGCGGAACATGCGGTAGGGCGGTATCTGGCCCCATCCGGTGAATCCATCGGCGTACCCTTCGAAAGCTGCCGGCGCGGACAGGCCTGGCAGCGGGATGGTGTGTCCTATCGGGTGCTCTGGCCGCCCGAGGAGACGGAGCAGCTTTCCAATAACGATCGCTCCTGCGTATTGGAAGTGACGGCTGGCAGCGACCGCTTGTTGATTACCGGTGATGTCGGCCGCGAGATCGAACGAATGTTTCTGCTCGACGTGGAGCTGCCGGTCACGCTACTGGTGGCCGGGCACCATGGCAGCCACACCAGCTCGGGACCGCATCTGGTGCAGTGGGTGGCGCCGCGCCACGTGATTTACAGTGTTGCTCGACACAGCGCCTTCGGACACCCTCACGACGAAGTGGTGCGGCGCTTTCGCCGCGCCGGCAGTTGTCAATGGAGCACCGCCCTGGATGGCGCCGTAACTTTCTGGCTGGGTCGCGAAGAGCAGGTGTCGCTTCACGCCGAGCGTGACATACCCTGGCGCCGCGGCGGTGTCGAAGGCTGGTGCCATGGGGTAGAATCGCGCCATTGA
- a CDS encoding MotA/TolQ/ExbB proton channel family protein → MDMMDALIAGGWLMIPLLGCSLLATVIIIERLWTLRAKRIAPYGLGQEVCSLVARGQVNLYWLEGHSPLGGVLAAGLRNARLGHEQVRARLQEAATAVIHDMERFLSPLGTIAAITPLIGLLGTVVGMIEVFAVIVSADGAGRTAELAGGISRALVTTAAGLTVAIPALMFHRYFQRRVEDITVRMEEQAGQVVEFLAHYRGELGFSEQREAERPSAEARRS, encoded by the coding sequence ATGGACATGATGGACGCGCTCATCGCCGGCGGCTGGTTGATGATCCCACTGCTGGGATGTTCGCTATTGGCGACGGTGATCATCATCGAGCGCCTCTGGACCCTGCGTGCCAAGCGTATTGCACCTTACGGCCTGGGCCAGGAAGTCTGCTCGCTGGTGGCCCGTGGCCAGGTCAACCTCTACTGGCTCGAGGGCCATTCGCCGCTGGGTGGCGTGCTGGCTGCGGGGCTGCGCAATGCGCGCCTGGGTCACGAGCAGGTCAGGGCACGGCTGCAGGAGGCCGCGACCGCCGTCATCCACGACATGGAACGCTTTCTGAGCCCCTTGGGCACCATTGCCGCGATTACCCCCCTGATCGGTCTTCTGGGCACCGTGGTCGGCATGATCGAAGTGTTTGCGGTGATCGTGTCCGCCGACGGTGCCGGGCGTACCGCCGAACTGGCTGGCGGCATTTCGCGCGCCTTGGTCACTACCGCAGCGGGCCTCACCGTAGCGATCCCGGCGCTGATGTTTCATCGCTACTTCCAGCGGCGGGTCGAAGATATCACCGTGCGCATGGAGGAACAGGCGGGCCAGGTGGTGGAATTTCTCGCCCATTACCGTGGCGAGCTGGGCTTCAGCGAACAGCGTGAGGCAGAGCGTCCATCTGCAGAGGCCCGGCGCTCGTGA
- a CDS encoding ExbD/TolR family protein, translating into MRFARRRRDPVEVNLTPLIDVVFLLLIFFMVSTTFETRQALELTLPESAGGIDLEVSPVTLVVTEQGRYRLGERELATAELGDALAAEADQARQHGLVIEADARAVHADVVRALDQAGVLGIRQVRIATRETQATSTQAETP; encoded by the coding sequence GTGAGGTTTGCGCGCCGTCGCCGTGATCCGGTGGAGGTCAACCTCACGCCGCTCATCGACGTGGTCTTCCTGCTATTGATCTTCTTCATGGTTTCGACCACTTTCGAAACCCGCCAGGCGCTTGAGCTCACGCTTCCCGAAAGCGCAGGCGGCATTGACCTCGAGGTTTCGCCGGTCACTCTAGTGGTGACCGAACAGGGGCGCTACCGGCTGGGCGAGCGTGAACTGGCTACCGCCGAGCTTGGCGACGCACTCGCCGCCGAGGCCGACCAGGCCAGGCAGCACGGGCTGGTGATCGAGGCCGATGCCAGGGCGGTGCACGCCGACGTGGTGCGGGCGCTCGACCAGGCGGGAGTGCTCGGCATCCGTCAAGTTCGCATCGCCACACGCGAAACACAGGCAACATCCACGCAAGCGGAGACACCGTGA
- the msbA gene encoding lipid A export permease/ATP-binding protein MsbA, giving the protein MTQDRTQYSGWALYKQLLAYVKPHWISFSLAIVGYALYAASSTALAEMMKRLIDGIQDPDASFRLFLPLFVVFMFAVRGVGTFLGTYFMSNVARNVVHALRCNVFNHMLHLPGRFFDSHSSGHLISRVTYHVEQVTGAATNAITILLREGLFVLGLLAYLLWTNWMLTLLFLAVTPLIGGVVSYASKRFRRISQRIQSSMGDVTHVASEALTGYRVVRTHGAEAFEKARFARASDYNRQQKMKEALTKAVSTPVIQLMIAVSLAILVWFAMSPALLADMTPGEFVAFITAASLMAKPVRQLTEINSEIQKGIAAAGELFGLMRVPTEPDEGTREPERLRGRVELRGVHFRYGDDQPEVLKDIDVAIEPGEMVAIVGRSGSGKSTLAGLLPRFYRPTSGQVLIDDVPIDEYRLAPLRRQIALVSQQVTLFNASVADNIAYGVPQAERSSIEAAAKAAYAHEFIERLPEGYDSIVGDNGVMLSGGQRQRLAIARAIFKDSPMLVLDEATSALDTESERYIQQALEVVCRGRTTLVIAHRLSTIERADRIIVMEQGRIVEQGSHAELLAHNGAYAALHRLQFQEASVS; this is encoded by the coding sequence GTGACTCAAGACCGGACCCAATACTCGGGCTGGGCCCTCTATAAGCAACTGCTGGCCTACGTGAAGCCACATTGGATCTCCTTCTCCCTGGCGATCGTCGGCTACGCGCTCTATGCGGCCTCCAGCACGGCCTTGGCCGAGATGATGAAGCGCCTGATCGACGGCATCCAGGACCCCGATGCCTCCTTTCGCCTCTTTCTGCCGTTGTTCGTGGTGTTCATGTTCGCGGTCAGGGGGGTGGGGACGTTTCTCGGTACCTATTTCATGAGCAACGTGGCACGCAACGTGGTACATGCCCTGCGCTGTAACGTGTTCAACCACATGCTGCACCTTCCGGGAAGATTCTTTGACTCCCATTCCAGCGGTCACCTGATCTCGCGGGTCACCTACCACGTGGAGCAGGTTACCGGAGCGGCGACAAACGCCATCACGATTCTGCTGCGTGAAGGACTGTTCGTGCTCGGTCTGCTGGCCTACCTGCTGTGGACCAACTGGATGCTGACCTTGTTGTTCCTCGCCGTGACGCCGCTGATCGGCGGCGTAGTGAGCTATGCCAGCAAGCGGTTTCGGCGCATCTCCCAGCGCATCCAGAGTTCCATGGGCGACGTCACCCATGTAGCCTCCGAGGCCCTCACCGGCTATCGCGTGGTGCGTACCCACGGCGCCGAGGCCTTTGAAAAGGCGCGCTTCGCCCGGGCCAGCGACTACAACCGCCAGCAAAAGATGAAGGAAGCCCTGACCAAGGCGGTCAGCACGCCGGTGATCCAGCTGATGATCGCCGTGTCACTGGCCATACTGGTGTGGTTTGCGATGTCACCGGCGCTGCTGGCCGACATGACGCCCGGTGAATTCGTCGCCTTCATCACCGCCGCGTCGCTGATGGCCAAGCCGGTGCGCCAGCTCACCGAGATCAATAGCGAGATCCAGAAAGGGATCGCCGCGGCCGGGGAGCTGTTCGGCCTGATGCGGGTGCCGACAGAGCCCGACGAAGGCACCCGTGAACCCGAGCGTCTGCGCGGCAGGGTAGAACTGCGTGGAGTTCACTTCCGCTACGGCGACGATCAGCCCGAGGTGCTCAAGGACATCGACGTGGCCATCGAGCCCGGCGAGATGGTTGCCATCGTGGGACGCTCGGGCAGTGGCAAGTCGACCCTGGCCGGCTTGCTGCCACGCTTCTATCGACCTACCTCCGGCCAGGTGCTGATCGACGACGTGCCTATCGACGAATACCGCCTGGCACCCTTGCGCCGTCAGATTGCACTGGTGTCGCAGCAGGTGACCCTGTTCAACGCCAGCGTGGCCGACAACATCGCCTATGGCGTACCGCAGGCCGAGCGCAGCAGCATCGAGGCGGCGGCGAAGGCAGCCTATGCCCATGAATTCATCGAGCGGCTGCCTGAAGGCTACGACTCCATCGTCGGCGACAATGGCGTGATGCTCTCCGGTGGACAGCGTCAGCGCCTGGCCATCGCCCGGGCGATCTTCAAGGACTCGCCGATGCTAGTGCTCGACGAGGCCACTTCGGCGCTGGATACCGAGTCGGAGCGTTATATTCAGCAAGCGCTCGAGGTGGTCTGCCGTGGGCGGACCACGCTGGTCATCGCCCATCGCCTCTCTACGATCGAACGGGCGGACCGCATCATTGTCATGGAACAGGGTCGGATCGTCGAACAGGGCAGCCATGCCGAATTGCTGGCACACAATGGAGCCTATGCAGCGCTGCATCGGCTGCAGTTCCAGGAAGCCTCGGTGTCATGA
- the lpxK gene encoding tetraacyldisaccharide 4'-kinase — MSDGLGERWLQAAYGNAVWLKALRPLESIYRWAIARRAAAYRDGHRTVWRAPVPVIVVGNVTLGGTGKSPLVAWLARYLKERGWRPGIVSRGYGGKAGRGADYPLHVTTRTPISQSGDEPRMLARQTGLPVVVDPDRPRGARALLEQGCNILLSDDGLQHLALGRDVELVVVDGLRGFGNRRCLPAGPLREPLSRLSEVDAVLVNGEAAIALPEGTHAFRLAPVRWRSLADGASFPLDPLPFRGPVHAVAGIGNPGRFFATLNDLGVAASAHAFADHHRFLPQDLAFDDDLPVVMTAKDAEKCDAMTLAQGWVLEVEAEPSADFVAWLDSRLAGLR; from the coding sequence ATGAGCGATGGCCTGGGCGAGCGTTGGTTGCAGGCGGCCTATGGCAATGCCGTCTGGCTCAAGGCGCTGCGCCCGCTCGAGTCGATCTATCGATGGGCCATAGCGCGGCGTGCGGCAGCCTACCGTGATGGTCATCGTACGGTGTGGCGAGCCCCGGTACCGGTAATCGTGGTCGGCAACGTGACCCTGGGAGGGACGGGCAAGTCTCCCCTGGTGGCCTGGCTTGCCCGCTACCTGAAGGAACGCGGCTGGCGGCCTGGCATCGTGTCGCGGGGGTACGGCGGTAAGGCGGGGCGGGGCGCAGACTATCCTTTGCATGTCACGACACGGACGCCGATCTCCCAGAGCGGTGATGAGCCGCGCATGCTGGCGCGCCAGACCGGCCTGCCGGTGGTGGTCGACCCTGACCGCCCGCGTGGGGCCCGGGCGCTGCTCGAACAGGGCTGCAATATTCTGCTGAGCGACGATGGCTTGCAGCACCTGGCGCTGGGACGCGATGTCGAACTGGTAGTAGTGGATGGTCTCCGTGGCTTCGGCAATCGACGTTGCCTGCCGGCGGGCCCGCTGCGTGAGCCCTTGTCGCGCCTGAGTGAGGTGGACGCCGTGCTGGTCAATGGTGAAGCGGCTATCGCACTGCCCGAGGGAACCCACGCCTTTCGCTTGGCCCCGGTGCGCTGGCGCTCGTTGGCGGACGGCGCGAGCTTTCCCCTGGACCCGCTGCCTTTTCGGGGGCCAGTGCACGCGGTCGCGGGAATCGGTAATCCCGGACGCTTCTTCGCGACTCTGAACGACCTGGGCGTAGCAGCAAGCGCGCATGCCTTCGCCGATCACCATCGCTTCTTGCCGCAGGACCTGGCTTTCGACGATGACCTGCCAGTAGTGATGACGGCCAAGGATGCAGAGAAATGCGATGCCATGACTCTCGCGCAGGGCTGGGTACTCGAGGTCGAAGCCGAACCGTCGGCAGACTTCGTCGCCTGGCTGGACAGTCGGCTGGCAGGGCTGCGATAA
- a CDS encoding Trm112 family protein, with amino-acid sequence MDKELLAMLVCPLCKGKLKYDRKAEELLCHYDGLAYPVRDGIPVMLPEEARRMEVDEKLPASPGRTGEV; translated from the coding sequence ATGGACAAGGAATTGCTGGCCATGCTGGTCTGCCCGCTGTGCAAGGGCAAGCTCAAGTACGACCGCAAGGCCGAGGAACTGTTGTGCCACTACGATGGCCTGGCCTATCCGGTGCGCGACGGCATTCCGGTCATGCTGCCCGAAGAGGCGCGCCGGATGGAGGTCGACGAGAAGCTGCCGGCTTCACCCGGTCGTACCGGAGAGGTGTGA